A genomic region of Rhodanobacter sp. contains the following coding sequences:
- a CDS encoding HAD family hydrolase, with protein sequence MPIRAVTLDLDDTLWPVMPALELADRAVDDYLREHWPEVARAWPIPAMRALRAQMAAARPDLAHDFTTQRRLTQQHVFASCGVADAPLDTLWEIYFAARNAVEPWPDSLPALERLAARWPLASLTNGNADLARTGVQAHFAHHVCARDVGAAKPDPRIFRAAVAQLGVAACEVLHVGDDPELDVAGAHRAGLRAAWINRHGEPWPAGLGTPPELVFGDLRALADWLEIHAAA encoded by the coding sequence GTGCCGATCCGCGCCGTCACGCTCGACCTCGACGACACCTTGTGGCCGGTGATGCCGGCGCTGGAACTCGCCGACCGGGCGGTGGACGATTACCTGCGCGAACACTGGCCCGAGGTGGCCCGCGCATGGCCCATCCCGGCCATGCGCGCACTGCGCGCGCAGATGGCCGCCGCGCGGCCCGACCTCGCCCACGACTTCACCACCCAGCGCCGGCTGACCCAGCAACATGTCTTCGCCTCCTGCGGCGTCGCCGACGCGCCGCTGGATACGCTGTGGGAGATCTACTTCGCGGCACGCAACGCGGTCGAGCCATGGCCCGACAGCCTGCCCGCACTTGAGCGACTTGCCGCACGCTGGCCGCTGGCCAGCCTCACCAACGGCAACGCCGACCTCGCGCGCACCGGCGTGCAGGCGCACTTTGCGCACCATGTCTGCGCACGCGACGTGGGCGCGGCCAAGCCCGATCCGCGGATCTTCCGCGCCGCCGTCGCGCAGCTCGGCGTGGCGGCGTGCGAGGTGCTGCACGTGGGCGACGACCCCGAACTCGACGTGGCCGGCGCGCATCGCGCCGGGCTGCGCGCCGCATGGATCAACCGCCACGGCGAGCCATGGCCCGCCGGACTCGGCACGCCGCCGGAACTCGTCTTCGGCGACCTCCGCGCACTCGCCGACTGGCTGGAGATCCACGCCGCGGCGTGA
- a CDS encoding anti-phage dCTP deaminase gives MPAVKSSASAPKPPSRGAANQRAVNSSAEATASLTPELVIALCGPIGSPLHETAEQICNALREHRYTCENIRLSDLIKINATKVDVAIDSSSRFKEIKSLINAGDKLRQKFGNDVLAKLAIAKISGDRQDNLGEISDAANENRKSGGKNIRGYRFCHIIDSIKNDAELDLLRLIYGDALLSIGVFSTIETRRENLSQPGAFSENEIDDLVDTDSGEEFAHGQSVRNTFPRCDFFLRVDHAAHSPEESDAIPQILKKLRRLFSLIFQSSIITPNPEEAAMYASASAARNSACLSRQVGAAVTSSTGELLAVGWNDVPQKGGGLYGKPPITHEIIHPTKDQRCFALPRGACFNDREKDSILQAIVDSLVKVKLIDSNQILSAKEAIRDNTRVKDLIEFSRAIHAEMHAILTASRIAGERLVGGKIFVTTYPCHSCARHIVAAGINEIYYIEPYRKSMATKLHSDTLSERADDQKKVRLLQFDGVAPRRFIELFEAGDRKKNGVLSLPRRSDAQPTTKVSLKAIPRLEQAVVAEVTEKELNFPALAVAKPGSDDHGNEPQSPTPSAA, from the coding sequence ATGCCAGCAGTCAAATCTTCAGCCTCGGCACCCAAGCCTCCATCCCGAGGAGCTGCAAACCAGCGAGCCGTTAATTCAAGCGCGGAAGCGACCGCCAGCCTCACACCTGAACTAGTCATTGCTCTCTGTGGACCGATCGGGTCTCCACTACATGAAACTGCCGAACAGATATGCAACGCCCTTCGAGAGCATCGCTATACCTGCGAAAACATTAGACTTAGTGATTTGATAAAAATAAACGCCACCAAGGTAGACGTGGCAATTGACAGCTCATCTCGATTCAAGGAAATAAAATCACTTATAAATGCCGGCGACAAGCTGAGACAAAAATTTGGGAATGACGTCCTTGCTAAATTAGCTATTGCCAAGATAAGTGGCGATCGGCAGGATAATCTAGGAGAAATCTCCGATGCCGCTAATGAAAATAGAAAATCTGGCGGGAAAAATATTCGCGGTTATCGCTTTTGCCACATTATAGACTCGATAAAAAACGATGCGGAATTGGATTTACTTCGACTAATTTATGGTGACGCACTACTTTCAATAGGAGTTTTCTCTACAATTGAAACAAGAAGGGAAAATCTAAGTCAACCCGGAGCTTTTTCAGAAAATGAAATTGACGATCTGGTTGATACTGATTCAGGTGAAGAATTCGCGCACGGACAATCCGTAAGGAACACATTTCCAAGATGCGACTTTTTCCTACGGGTCGATCATGCGGCGCATAGCCCCGAAGAATCTGATGCCATTCCACAAATACTAAAGAAGCTAAGGCGCCTATTCTCACTTATCTTTCAATCAAGTATAATCACACCAAACCCGGAAGAAGCAGCGATGTATGCATCAGCATCCGCAGCCCGGAATTCCGCCTGCCTTTCACGACAAGTTGGTGCCGCAGTCACTAGCTCAACAGGCGAGCTACTAGCCGTTGGCTGGAATGATGTTCCACAAAAGGGTGGCGGATTATATGGCAAACCACCAATAACTCATGAAATCATCCACCCCACCAAAGATCAGCGATGCTTCGCCTTGCCCAGAGGCGCCTGTTTCAATGACCGCGAGAAAGATAGCATTCTTCAAGCAATCGTGGACAGTCTAGTAAAGGTTAAATTAATAGATTCGAATCAAATCCTTTCCGCAAAAGAGGCCATTAGAGACAACACAAGAGTCAAGGATCTTATAGAATTTTCTCGCGCGATTCATGCGGAAATGCATGCGATACTCACCGCCTCAAGAATAGCCGGAGAGCGACTTGTTGGAGGGAAAATTTTTGTTACAACCTACCCCTGCCATTCGTGTGCAAGACACATTGTCGCCGCCGGCATAAATGAGATTTATTACATTGAGCCATACAGGAAAAGCATGGCCACTAAGCTACACAGTGATACGTTATCGGAACGTGCCGACGACCAAAAAAAAGTTCGACTTCTTCAGTTTGATGGCGTCGCACCGAGACGCTTCATCGAACTATTCGAAGCTGGTGACCGGAAGAAAAATGGCGTGCTAAGCTTGCCCCGTCGATCAGATGCTCAGCCAACAACGAAGGTGAGCCTCAAGGCTATCCCACGACTTGAACAGGCTGTAGTTGCGGAAGTGACTGAAAAAGAACTGAATTTTCCCGCACTTGCCGTCGCAAAACCGGGGAGTGATGACCATGGCAACGAACCGCAAAGCCCAACACCCTCAGCAGCTTGA
- a CDS encoding HAD family hydrolase, producing MLKMVGFDGDDTLWRSEDYFRAANAEFAAIVGRYADLADDAVHARMLATERGNLSLFGYGAKGMTLSMVETAIAISEARISAQDIHRLVEIGKRVLQHPVELLPGIREAVAAVAEAHAVVLITKGDLFHQEKKVAESGLADLFRRIEIVSEKDTATYRRLLDEFGVAPHEFAMVGNSLRSDIEPVLRLGGWGVHVPYHVTWAHELENSLAAADAPRMREAAHAAEIPAALAQLAALA from the coding sequence ATGTTGAAAATGGTGGGTTTCGACGGCGACGACACGCTGTGGCGCAGCGAGGACTATTTCCGCGCGGCCAACGCCGAGTTCGCCGCCATCGTGGGCCGCTACGCCGACCTTGCCGACGACGCGGTGCACGCGCGCATGCTGGCCACCGAGCGCGGCAACCTTTCGTTGTTCGGCTACGGCGCCAAGGGCATGACGCTGTCGATGGTGGAGACCGCCATTGCGATCAGCGAGGCCCGCATCAGCGCGCAGGACATCCATCGCCTGGTGGAGATCGGCAAGCGCGTGCTGCAGCATCCGGTGGAACTGCTGCCCGGCATCCGCGAGGCGGTGGCGGCGGTGGCCGAGGCGCATGCGGTGGTGCTGATCACCAAGGGCGACCTGTTCCACCAGGAGAAGAAGGTGGCCGAATCGGGCCTGGCCGACCTGTTTCGCCGCATCGAGATCGTGTCGGAGAAAGACACCGCCACCTACCGGCGCCTGCTCGACGAGTTCGGCGTGGCGCCGCACGAGTTCGCGATGGTGGGCAACTCGCTGCGCTCGGACATCGAGCCGGTGCTGCGCCTCGGCGGCTGGGGCGTGCACGTGCCGTACCACGTGACCTGGGCGCACGAGCTGGAGAACAGCCTGGCCGCGGCGGATGCGCCGCGCATGCGCGAAGCGGCGCATGCGGCGGAGATCCCCGCCGCGCTGGCGCAACTGGCCGCGCTGGCCTGA
- a CDS encoding M14 family metallocarboxypeptidase, translated as MTIDAFYPIGTPGTPWGAVEVAEWRARQRRLRSYADEVQGRIEALRANFEVAEYGRLDYAPESYPLFVVKSRDWNDALPVMVVTGGVHGYETSGVHGALQFLEHDAAAYAGRANLLAVPCVSPWGYERIHRWNPDALDPNRNFRADSPAQESAALWRLLSPLRDTARMHIDLHETTDTDESEYRPALAARDGQPFEPGTIPDGFYLCADSAQPEPDFQQAVIAAVAKVTHIAPADPDGTLIGSPAVAPGVIEYDCRGLGLCAGITNARYRTTTEVYPDSPRATPAQCNDAQAAAVCASIDYALARG; from the coding sequence ATGACCATCGACGCCTTCTACCCCATCGGCACGCCCGGCACGCCCTGGGGCGCGGTGGAAGTGGCCGAATGGCGTGCGCGCCAGCGTCGCCTGCGCAGCTACGCCGACGAAGTGCAGGGCCGTATCGAGGCCTTGCGCGCGAACTTCGAGGTAGCCGAATACGGCCGGTTGGACTACGCGCCGGAAAGCTATCCGCTGTTCGTGGTGAAGAGCCGTGACTGGAACGACGCGCTGCCCGTGATGGTGGTCACCGGCGGCGTGCATGGTTACGAAACCAGCGGCGTGCACGGTGCGCTGCAATTCCTCGAACACGACGCGGCGGCCTATGCCGGCCGCGCCAACCTGCTGGCCGTGCCCTGCGTGAGCCCGTGGGGCTACGAGCGCATCCACCGCTGGAACCCCGACGCGCTCGATCCCAACCGCAACTTCCGCGCGGACAGCCCGGCGCAGGAATCCGCCGCACTGTGGCGCCTGCTGTCGCCGCTGCGCGATACGGCGCGCATGCACATCGACCTGCACGAAACCACCGACACCGACGAAAGCGAATACCGCCCCGCGCTGGCCGCGCGCGACGGCCAGCCGTTCGAGCCAGGCACCATCCCCGACGGCTTCTACCTGTGCGCGGACAGCGCGCAGCCGGAGCCGGATTTCCAGCAGGCGGTGATCGCGGCGGTGGCCAAGGTCACCCACATCGCGCCGGCCGACCCCGACGGCACCCTCATCGGCTCGCCGGCGGTGGCGCCGGGCGTGATCGAATACGACTGCCGCGGGCTGGGCTTGTGCGCCGGCATCACCAACGCGCGCTACCGCACCACCACCGAGGTCTACCCGGACAGCCCGCGCGCCACGCCCGCGCAATGCAACGACGCGCAGGCCGCGGCGGTGTGCGCGTCGATCGACTACGCGCTGGCGCGGGGCTGA
- a CDS encoding leucyl aminopeptidase family protein, with amino-acid sequence MPVLLDRSAAPRHCASIEATDARHLAGAKKRLDAAQRRWLDANGFDAKPGSTLLLADAHGKLVRVLVGVDAADPLGAFAALPTTLPEGTYQLAAEGVALDPVRAALGWALGAYQFTRYRKAKRAPAALAVDAATLAAVQPLAEATALVRDLVNTPTEDMGPEQLGAAIKQSGKAHKAKVREWVGDELLKANFPTIHAVGRASHRAPRLVELAWGKERHPKLVIVGKGVCFDTGGLDLKSSDGMRWMKKDMGGAAHAIALAQLVMQAQLPVRLTLLVPAVENAVSGNAMRPGEVVVTRAGHSVEIDNTDAEGRLVLCDALAYGAEQQPELMIDFATLTGAARVALGPDLPALFGNDDAAADALLAAGETVSDPLWRMPLWRPYRRMLDSYLADFANGGPSRHAGAITAALYLERFVPDGLPWLHLDTYAWNDGDRPGRPRGGEAMGLRATFALLQQRYGKA; translated from the coding sequence ATGCCCGTTCTGCTCGACCGATCCGCCGCCCCCCGCCACTGCGCCAGCATCGAAGCCACCGACGCCCGCCACCTCGCCGGCGCGAAGAAACGGCTGGATGCGGCGCAGCGGCGCTGGCTGGACGCGAACGGCTTCGACGCGAAGCCCGGCAGCACCCTGTTGCTCGCCGATGCGCACGGCAAGCTGGTGCGCGTGCTGGTGGGCGTGGACGCGGCCGATCCGCTGGGCGCGTTCGCCGCGCTGCCGACGACCCTGCCCGAAGGCACCTACCAGCTCGCCGCGGAGGGCGTGGCGCTCGATCCCGTGCGGGCCGCGCTGGGCTGGGCGCTGGGCGCCTACCAGTTCACCCGCTACCGCAAGGCGAAACGCGCACCGGCCGCGCTGGCGGTGGACGCCGCCACGCTCGCCGCGGTGCAGCCGCTGGCCGAGGCCACCGCCCTGGTGCGCGACCTGGTCAACACGCCGACCGAGGACATGGGGCCCGAGCAACTCGGCGCGGCAATCAAGCAATCGGGCAAGGCGCACAAGGCCAAGGTGCGCGAATGGGTGGGCGACGAACTGCTGAAGGCGAACTTCCCCACCATCCACGCCGTGGGCCGCGCCAGCCACCGCGCGCCGCGGCTGGTGGAACTCGCCTGGGGCAAGGAGCGGCACCCGAAGCTGGTGATCGTGGGCAAGGGCGTGTGCTTCGACACCGGCGGCCTCGACCTCAAGTCTTCCGACGGCATGCGCTGGATGAAGAAGGACATGGGCGGCGCCGCGCACGCCATCGCACTGGCGCAGCTGGTGATGCAGGCGCAGCTGCCGGTGCGGCTCACCCTGCTGGTGCCCGCGGTGGAGAACGCCGTGAGCGGCAACGCGATGCGCCCCGGCGAGGTCGTGGTCACCCGCGCCGGCCACAGCGTGGAGATCGACAACACCGACGCCGAAGGCCGCCTGGTGCTGTGCGATGCGCTGGCCTACGGCGCCGAGCAGCAGCCCGAGCTGATGATCGACTTCGCCACGCTCACCGGCGCCGCCCGCGTGGCGCTGGGACCCGACCTGCCCGCGCTGTTCGGCAACGACGACGCCGCGGCCGACGCCCTGCTGGCGGCGGGGGAAACGGTGAGCGACCCGCTATGGCGCATGCCGTTGTGGCGTCCGTACCGCAGGATGCTGGACTCCTACCTCGCCGACTTCGCCAACGGCGGCCCTTCGCGCCACGCCGGCGCGATCACCGCCGCGCTGTACCTCGAACGCTTCGTGCCCGACGGCCTGCCCTGGCTGCATCTGGACACCTATGCCTGGAACGACGGCGACCGGCCCGGCCGCCCGCGCGGCGGCGAAGCGATGGGCCTGCGCGCGACGTTCGCGCTGCTGCAGCAGCGCTACGGCAAGGCGTGA
- a CDS encoding META and DUF4377 domain-containing protein yields MRRPLPLLLPLALATLAACASLPPAAHATTPDAALLGAYHWQLAQAIDHDGQRLAVLFVRPDKPLQLDFADGRLSVRNACNGMGGSYRIENGQLMVGPMMHTMMACADPALNRLDGLIGQRLASHPAIAVTKHGDTPQLQLRTASGDTLDFDGMPTAETRYHGPGVTEFLEVAAQTVPCPQGRCLHVREVHYDTNGLVSGTPGEWQTLPAIEGYTHQDGVHNIVRVKRYANGNAPAYVLDTVVETSIPKP; encoded by the coding sequence ATGCGCCGCCCTCTGCCGTTGCTGCTGCCGCTTGCCCTTGCCACTCTGGCCGCCTGCGCGAGCTTGCCGCCGGCCGCCCACGCGACCACGCCGGATGCCGCGCTGCTTGGCGCCTACCACTGGCAACTGGCGCAGGCCATCGACCACGACGGACAGCGCCTCGCCGTGCTGTTCGTGCGCCCGGACAAACCGCTGCAACTGGACTTCGCCGACGGTCGCCTCAGCGTGCGCAACGCCTGCAACGGCATGGGCGGCAGCTACCGGATCGAGAACGGCCAACTGATGGTCGGCCCGATGATGCACACCATGATGGCCTGCGCCGACCCCGCGCTGAACCGGCTGGACGGCCTGATCGGGCAGCGCCTCGCCAGCCATCCCGCCATCGCGGTCACCAAGCACGGCGATACGCCGCAACTGCAGTTGCGCACCGCCAGCGGCGACACGCTGGATTTCGACGGCATGCCCACCGCCGAGACCCGCTACCACGGCCCCGGCGTCACCGAATTCCTCGAAGTGGCGGCACAGACCGTGCCTTGCCCGCAGGGCCGCTGCCTGCACGTGCGCGAGGTGCACTACGACACGAACGGCCTCGTCAGCGGCACGCCGGGCGAATGGCAAACGCTGCCGGCCATCGAGGGCTACACCCACCAGGACGGCGTGCACAACATCGTGCGCGTGAAGCGCTATGCCAACGGCAATGCGCCTGCCTACGTGCTGGACACGGTGGTGGAGACCAGCATCCCGAAACCGTGA
- a CDS encoding hypothetical protein (frameshifted, insertion/deletion at around 628077) has protein sequence MPSARQVDNDRLLGRIRALHEDSRGVLGAGRMHEDLAAEGESASLNRVARLMAADGLQGWPRKKRRGQRAQPGLAPPGVRNWLERDFTAQEPETKWVTDITEIKTDEGKLYLCIVLDLFDHRVVGWSMHHRQDRQMVIRAVQMAVWQRQGGEPVILHSDRGSQFRSGDYQDYLVANALVCSMSAVGHCGDNAACEGFFGQLKRERVYRMKYPTLDAARADVFEYIERFHNPRMRRRQAKQDLKFSTLSQPSVISG, from the coding sequence ATGCCCAGTGCCCGCCAGGTCGACAACGATCGCCTGCTCGGCCGCATCCGTGCACTGCACGAGGACAGCCGTGGCGTGTTGGGGGCGGGACGGATGCATGAGGACCTCGCCGCGGAAGGCGAGTCGGCCAGCCTGAACCGGGTGGCGCGTCTGATGGCGGCCGATGGCCTGCAGGGCTGGCCACGCAAGAAGCGGCGCGGCCAGCGGGCTCAACCGGGACTGGCCCCACCGGGCGTGCGCAACTGGCTGGAACGGGACTTCACCGCACAGGAGCCGGAGACCAAGTGGGTCACCGACATCACCGAGATCAAGACCGACGAAGGCAAGCTGTACCTATGCATCGTGCTGGACCTGTTCGACCACCGGGTCGTGGGTTGGTCGATGCATCATCGGCAAGACCGGCAGATGGTGATCCGGGCCGTGCAGATGGCCGTGTGGCAGCGCCAGGGAGGCGAGCCGGTGATCCTGCATTCGGATCGTGGCAGCCAGTTCCGCAGCGGCGACTACCAGGACTATCTGGTGGCCAATGCGTTGGTATGCTCGATGAGCGCGGTCGGCCATTGCGGGGACAACGCGGCTTGCGAGGGCTTCTTCGGCCAGCTCAAGCGCGAGCGTGTCTACCGCATGAAATATCCGACGCTCGATGCAGCAAGAGCCGATGTGTTCGAATACATCGAGCGGTTCCACAATCCGAGAATGCGGCGCAGGCAGGCAAAGCAGGATCTGAAGTTTTCCACCCTTTCACAACCGTCCGTGATTTCGGGGTAG
- a CDS encoding YciI family protein, producing the protein MKYLLLVYCDDALLEALPSGEFDARMHACITHADGLRARGKLLDAQQLEAPATAKSVRIRAGKTFVLDGPFAETKEYLAGFNLVEADSEEEALRMAADLPWAQTGCIEVRPLRDFAAVRRRVGA; encoded by the coding sequence ATGAAATACCTGCTGCTGGTCTACTGCGACGACGCACTGCTTGAGGCGTTGCCGTCGGGCGAGTTCGACGCGCGCATGCATGCGTGCATCACGCACGCGGACGGGTTGCGCGCACGGGGCAAGCTGCTCGATGCGCAGCAGCTGGAGGCGCCGGCCACCGCGAAGTCGGTACGCATCCGCGCAGGCAAGACCTTCGTGCTGGACGGCCCGTTCGCGGAAACCAAGGAATACCTCGCCGGCTTCAACCTGGTCGAAGCGGACAGCGAAGAAGAAGCGCTGCGCATGGCTGCCGACCTGCCGTGGGCGCAGACCGGTTGCATCGAGGTGCGGCCGCTGCGCGATTTCGCGGCGGTGCGCCGGCGCGTGGGCGCGTGA
- a CDS encoding Do family serine endopeptidase, with protein sequence MSFRSPRFPTRLACACALLAGIVLPLAGRAAMPPAVDGQPMPSLAPMLEHVTPAVVNISSKTRVQVRNPYFDDPMFRQFFGLPAAPRERVEQSLGSGVVVDAAKGYILTNNHVVGGADDITVTLQDGRSFKAKLVGTDPDTDVAVIQIHATGLQALPVADSSALRVGDYVVAVGEPFGLSETVTSGIVSALGRSGLGPESSGSGRYQNFIQTDASINPGNSGGALVNLRGQLVGINTMIFSPSGGNVGIGFAIPSNLASEVMRQLIAHGKVQRGTLGLQSQDITPRIARLLGLAQDHGVVVAGVDAGSPAEQAGLQPGDVLTSVDGKPLRSVGDLRNAEGLLPVGSTVKLGVLRDGKAREVSAVLRPERLASLDGARLDPRLAGVTFTELSQQQRSQGMYGVLASAVQPNSRAAAAGLVAGDLVIGVGNMRITGLRMLRELAGVRPRQLALVVADDEGTHYVLVQ encoded by the coding sequence ATGTCGTTCCGTTCGCCCCGTTTCCCGACCCGGCTGGCCTGCGCCTGTGCGCTGCTCGCCGGCATCGTCCTGCCCCTCGCCGGCCGCGCCGCCATGCCGCCCGCCGTGGACGGCCAGCCGATGCCTTCGCTGGCGCCGATGCTGGAGCACGTGACACCGGCGGTGGTGAACATCTCCAGCAAGACGCGCGTGCAGGTACGCAACCCGTATTTCGACGACCCGATGTTCCGCCAGTTCTTCGGCCTGCCGGCCGCACCGCGCGAGCGGGTGGAACAGAGCCTGGGCTCGGGCGTGGTGGTGGACGCGGCGAAGGGCTACATCCTCACCAACAACCACGTGGTGGGCGGCGCCGACGACATCACGGTGACCCTGCAGGACGGCCGCAGCTTCAAGGCCAAGCTGGTGGGCACCGACCCGGACACCGACGTGGCGGTGATCCAGATCCACGCCACCGGCCTGCAGGCGTTGCCGGTGGCCGATTCCTCCGCGCTGCGCGTGGGCGACTACGTGGTGGCGGTGGGCGAGCCGTTCGGGCTCAGCGAGACGGTGACCTCGGGCATTGTCTCGGCGCTGGGCCGCTCGGGGCTCGGCCCGGAGTCGTCGGGCTCGGGCCGCTACCAGAACTTCATCCAGACCGACGCCTCGATCAACCCGGGCAACTCCGGCGGCGCACTGGTGAACCTGCGCGGCCAACTGGTGGGCATCAACACGATGATCTTCTCGCCCTCGGGCGGCAACGTGGGCATCGGCTTCGCGATTCCCAGCAACCTCGCCAGCGAGGTGATGCGGCAGTTGATCGCGCACGGCAAGGTGCAACGCGGCACGCTGGGCCTGCAGTCGCAGGACATCACGCCGCGCATCGCGCGCCTGCTCGGCCTGGCGCAGGACCACGGCGTGGTGGTAGCCGGCGTGGATGCCGGCTCGCCCGCCGAGCAGGCCGGCCTGCAGCCCGGCGACGTACTCACCTCGGTCGACGGCAAGCCGCTGCGCAGCGTCGGGGACCTGCGCAACGCCGAAGGACTGCTGCCGGTGGGCAGCACCGTGAAACTTGGCGTGCTGCGCGACGGCAAGGCGCGCGAGGTCAGCGCCGTGCTGCGTCCGGAGCGGCTGGCCAGCCTCGACGGCGCGCGGCTCGACCCGCGCCTGGCCGGCGTCACCTTCACCGAACTCAGCCAGCAGCAGCGCAGCCAGGGCATGTACGGCGTGCTGGCGAGCGCCGTGCAGCCCAACAGCCGCGCCGCCGCCGCCGGCCTGGTCGCCGGCGACCTCGTGATCGGCGTGGGCAACATGCGCATCACCGGGCTGCGCATGCTGCGCGAACTGGCCGGCGTGCGCCCGCGCCAGCTCGCGCTGGTGGTGGCCGACGACGAGGGCACGCACTATGTGCTCGTTCAATGA
- the pncA gene encoding bifunctional nicotinamidase/pyrazinamidase gives MSFAITERTALIVVDVQPDFMPGGALACHEGDAIVPGIDRLLRARRFRHVVATQDWHPAGHISFASSHPYAQAFDSLELYGHVHTLWPDHCVQGTPGAELHAGVDWSPVDLVLRKGSDPRVDSYSAFRENHGPQGTRPTTGLAGWLRDRGVDRLLLCGLARDICVLWSAQDALKEGFEVGVLWDLTCPVTPASNAATRAALEAQGIALVQLDD, from the coding sequence ATGTCTTTCGCCATTACCGAACGCACCGCCTTGATCGTGGTGGACGTGCAACCGGATTTCATGCCCGGCGGCGCGCTGGCCTGCCACGAGGGCGATGCCATCGTGCCCGGCATCGATCGCCTGCTGCGCGCGCGCCGCTTCCGCCACGTGGTGGCCACGCAGGACTGGCATCCGGCAGGGCACATTTCCTTCGCCAGCTCGCATCCCTATGCGCAGGCGTTCGACTCGCTGGAGCTGTACGGCCACGTGCACACGCTGTGGCCGGACCACTGCGTGCAGGGCACGCCGGGCGCCGAGCTGCATGCGGGCGTCGACTGGTCGCCGGTGGACCTGGTGCTGCGCAAGGGCAGCGACCCGCGCGTGGATTCCTACAGCGCCTTCCGCGAGAACCACGGCCCCCAAGGCACGCGTCCCACCACCGGCCTGGCCGGCTGGCTGCGCGACCGCGGCGTGGACAGGCTGCTGCTGTGCGGCCTCGCCCGCGACATCTGCGTGCTGTGGTCGGCGCAGGACGCGCTGAAGGAAGGCTTCGAGGTCGGCGTGCTGTGGGACCTGACGTGCCCGGTGACGCCGGCCAGCAACGCGGCCACCCGCGCCGCGCTGGAAGCGCAGGGCATCGCCCTCGTCCAGCTCGACGACTAA